From a single Bacillus gobiensis genomic region:
- a CDS encoding DUF1540 domain-containing protein, with the protein MERILCEVNNCSYWGDGNKCTADAIYVVSHTGDKAETSEETDCKTFKPEKH; encoded by the coding sequence TTGGAAAGAATACTATGTGAAGTAAACAACTGCTCCTACTGGGGTGACGGCAATAAATGTACCGCCGACGCCATTTATGTTGTCAGCCACACTGGTGATAAAGCGGAAACCAGCGAAGAAACAGATTGCAAAACCTTTAAGCCAGAGAAACATTAA
- a CDS encoding DUF2306 domain-containing protein: MKSLSKGLNIFLFIISVMWVLHTFSKNFMIDPNFERFLSRKDFPIQNEGLWILMIRIHIVLALIALLTGPVALIKRIRVKRLPVHRWFGRIYVLSIILNYIPGLYVSLFATGGLLSTAGFFILNTLWLCTTLIGYRAIRKKRMIPHSQWMLRSFFLSFANMTIYIIVAIFHNALNFPYAYSYTMASWMCWILNLLLAEMIIKKNLNVKRAAH; encoded by the coding sequence ATGAAATCATTGAGTAAAGGGTTAAACATATTTCTTTTTATTATTTCAGTTATGTGGGTTTTGCATACTTTCTCAAAAAATTTTATGATTGATCCTAATTTTGAACGTTTTTTATCCCGAAAAGATTTTCCAATACAAAACGAAGGTCTTTGGATCCTCATGATTCGGATTCATATCGTGTTGGCACTTATCGCGCTTCTTACGGGACCTGTTGCACTGATAAAAAGAATAAGAGTCAAACGTTTGCCGGTACATCGCTGGTTTGGACGAATTTATGTACTCTCTATCATTCTAAATTATATTCCTGGATTGTACGTTTCATTATTTGCTACCGGAGGGCTCCTTAGCACCGCTGGATTTTTTATTTTAAATACGTTGTGGCTGTGCACAACGCTTATCGGGTACAGAGCGATTAGAAAAAAACGGATGATTCCCCACAGTCAATGGATGCTTCGCAGCTTCTTCCTTTCATTTGCTAATATGACGATCTACATCATCGTAGCAATTTTCCATAATGCTTTGAACTTTCCATATGCCTATTCTTACACAATGGCATCGTGGATGTGTTGGATACTTAATCTGCTGCTTGCCGAAATGATTATTAAGAAGAATTTGAATGTAAAAAGGGCGGCACATTAA
- a CDS encoding DJ-1/PfpI family protein has product MNVQIVLFDGFDFMDVIGPYEVFMAAKMYSQEVTVEFVSAEGKRHVTSGMNGPGLPSSGKIDLEREGILVIPGVFASVNDNGPNSFIALLKRAMETDLIHFLREALYRTDLIVSPVCGGTLILAMDGLLEGRHAVTHHMGMEFLGATGAIPVHARVVDDGNVVSGGGVTSGLDLALYLVERELGPRIAHAIEQLFEYEQRGTVWKAIGMAPIDSEDSHPESISVLNESVVPTPGKANIEKNRMFDGKWNTIISTPIGKLPVILNITTEDGRIYGTAQQEDEIVEFANPVLHNDQLEWSLSIRKPIRLNLKFSVIVTGSTMSGSAKAGLLPASKLVGNRM; this is encoded by the coding sequence ATGAATGTCCAAATCGTATTATTCGATGGTTTTGATTTCATGGATGTGATCGGACCTTACGAGGTATTTATGGCTGCCAAGATGTACTCGCAAGAAGTAACTGTTGAATTTGTAAGTGCAGAAGGGAAAAGGCATGTGACTAGCGGGATGAATGGCCCCGGACTTCCCAGCAGCGGCAAAATTGATTTGGAACGAGAAGGGATTCTCGTTATTCCCGGGGTGTTTGCCAGCGTGAACGACAATGGGCCAAATTCGTTCATAGCTTTATTGAAACGGGCGATGGAAACTGATTTGATTCACTTTTTAAGAGAAGCGCTATACAGAACTGACTTAATCGTATCACCGGTTTGCGGCGGAACGCTAATCCTTGCCATGGACGGCTTGTTGGAAGGGCGCCATGCTGTCACACATCATATGGGAATGGAGTTTTTAGGGGCAACCGGCGCTATACCTGTTCATGCACGAGTTGTAGATGATGGCAATGTAGTGAGTGGAGGAGGTGTAACATCGGGGCTTGATCTTGCCTTATATTTGGTAGAACGAGAATTAGGTCCTCGTATTGCTCATGCAATTGAACAGTTGTTTGAGTATGAGCAAAGAGGAACTGTGTGGAAAGCAATCGGAATGGCGCCGATTGACAGCGAAGACAGTCATCCTGAGTCAATTTCTGTCTTGAATGAATCAGTAGTTCCGACTCCCGGAAAGGCAAATATCGAAAAAAACAGGATGTTTGATGGAAAATGGAACACAATCATATCTACTCCAATAGGAAAGCTTCCTGTTATTCTCAACATTACAACTGAGGATGGGCGTATTTACGGAACAGCTCAGCAGGAGGACGAGATTGTAGAATTTGCAAATCCTGTTTTACATAATGATCAGCTGGAGTGGTCCTTGAGTATTCGAAAGCCCATTCGTTTAAACTTAAAGTTTTCGGTTATTGTAACCGGAAGTACAATGAGCGGTTCTGCCAAAGCAGGTTTATTGCCAGCTTCAAAATTAGTTGGAAATCGTATGTAG
- a CDS encoding TetR/AcrR family transcriptional regulator produces MNKIDETKDLIIRTSMTLFNQKGYSQTSIQDIMEATGLPKGAIYRRFENKNDIVLATFESSGHILHSYFAKAVQSANTAAEKIIAMCYVYEDAVNNPPVPGGCPLLNTAIESDYGFPELHEKASEAYNETLLYIKSIIDEGIGNNEFHKNVDSLSLASFIFSAIEGAIMASRLALNNDHISYSIQQIKTLLNHYSADK; encoded by the coding sequence ATGAATAAGATTGATGAAACAAAAGATCTTATTATCAGGACATCAATGACGCTATTTAACCAAAAGGGGTATAGCCAGACTTCCATTCAGGACATTATGGAAGCGACTGGGCTGCCAAAAGGGGCGATATACAGAAGGTTTGAAAATAAAAATGATATTGTCTTAGCGACGTTTGAAAGTTCAGGCCATATACTGCACTCTTATTTTGCAAAAGCAGTCCAATCGGCCAATACTGCTGCAGAGAAAATTATCGCGATGTGTTATGTTTATGAAGACGCAGTGAATAATCCTCCTGTTCCCGGCGGCTGTCCGCTGCTTAATACAGCAATCGAAAGTGATTACGGTTTTCCCGAACTGCATGAAAAAGCTTCTGAAGCATACAATGAAACCCTGCTTTATATAAAATCAATTATTGACGAAGGCATTGGGAACAATGAATTTCATAAAAATGTCGATTCCCTTTCGCTCGCTTCGTTTATTTTTTCAGCAATTGAAGGAGCAATTATGGCTAGTCGTCTGGCTCTTAATAATGATCATATTTCCTATAGTATTCAACAAATCAAAACCCTTCTTAATCATTATTCTGCAGACAAATGA
- a CDS encoding metal ABC transporter permease: MSYEAWIIVTGMLVGVTCALIGAFLVLRRMSMLADAISHTVLLGIVGSFLVTRTLDGLPMFIGAVIVGLLTAFFVQLLNTNGVQSDAAIGVVFTSLFAVGVILLSVYGGNVHLDVEHTLMGEIAFVPWDTIELFGRDIGPGAFWMLVIVLVINAAILALFYKEFKLAAFDPEMALAIGIPVLVLHYLQMGMLSTTTVASFDSVGAILVVAMLIVPPAAAYLLTDRLITMLFYSAGIGALSAISGYYAAYLLNVSISGAMTSMTGVFFILAFFFAPSHGVIAKRMVQRRIRLQTVKEGKMKEV; the protein is encoded by the coding sequence ATGAGCTATGAAGCTTGGATTATTGTTACCGGAATGCTTGTTGGAGTTACCTGTGCATTAATCGGGGCATTTCTCGTATTACGCAGGATGTCCATGCTGGCTGACGCTATTAGTCATACCGTTCTGTTGGGGATTGTCGGCTCTTTTTTAGTCACTCGCACACTTGACGGATTGCCGATGTTTATCGGAGCTGTTATCGTTGGTCTTTTAACGGCATTTTTTGTGCAGCTGCTCAATACAAACGGAGTTCAATCGGATGCAGCCATCGGCGTTGTGTTCACATCGTTGTTTGCGGTTGGAGTCATTTTGCTTTCGGTATATGGGGGAAATGTTCACTTGGATGTCGAGCATACATTAATGGGGGAAATTGCCTTTGTTCCATGGGATACGATTGAATTGTTTGGAAGAGATATTGGTCCGGGCGCTTTTTGGATGCTGGTTATCGTGTTAGTCATTAATGCTGCTATTCTTGCGCTCTTTTATAAAGAGTTTAAATTGGCCGCCTTCGATCCGGAAATGGCACTTGCAATTGGAATACCGGTCCTCGTTTTGCATTATTTGCAAATGGGGATGCTTTCGACTACGACTGTCGCTTCATTTGACTCTGTAGGAGCAATATTGGTGGTTGCGATGCTGATCGTTCCCCCCGCAGCTGCCTATTTACTGACCGATCGATTAATAACGATGCTTTTTTACAGTGCGGGAATTGGGGCACTGTCAGCAATAAGCGGATACTATGCTGCTTATCTATTGAACGTCTCCATCTCAGGTGCTATGACTTCGATGACTGGAGTTTTCTTCATCTTGGCTTTTTTCTTCGCTCCGTCTCACGGCGTGATAGCAAAACGAATGGTTCAGCGCAGGATTCGGCTTCAAACTGTCAAGGAAGGTAAAATGAAAGAAGTTTAA
- a CDS encoding metal ABC transporter permease yields MDYLLLQLQNPNTQWVLAGTLLLGIASGVLGSFILLRKQSLIGDAMSHAALPGVCLAFIITGQKSLFFFLIGAAVAALAGTYCIQAITRHSKVKEDAAIGIVLSIFFGIGIVLLTFIQQRGTGNQSGLNSFLFGQAASLVREDIVIIGLISAILLFITGLFFKEFKLITFDFAFAKGIGLPVSFLNGLLLILIICAVVIGLQTVGVILMSAMLITPAIAARYWTNRLQTMVILSGVIGGLSGMLGTLLSTTAKGMATGPLIIVAATSFFIVSLLFAPKKGLFARALHQIKLRNQTAMEQALLSLYDLTEEAQSSKEQLPLFTEEFIKSRRKIGSFLLKSSLKRLEKKNWIHYGADSSWRLTTTGVAKGYELALRYRLFEIYLMHEMEFQNANLKNDSFDYETLSEDMKARLFNLLKLHKLQPTLSPKKSLKGG; encoded by the coding sequence ATGGATTATTTGCTTTTACAGCTGCAAAATCCGAATACACAATGGGTCTTGGCAGGAACTCTCCTATTAGGGATTGCAAGCGGAGTTCTCGGAAGCTTTATTTTGCTGAGAAAGCAAAGCTTGATAGGTGATGCTATGTCACACGCTGCGCTGCCTGGCGTTTGTCTTGCTTTTATAATTACCGGACAAAAGTCGCTGTTCTTCTTTTTAATTGGCGCTGCTGTGGCGGCACTGGCCGGTACCTACTGTATTCAGGCAATTACCCGGCATTCCAAAGTTAAAGAAGACGCAGCAATTGGCATTGTTTTATCCATTTTTTTCGGTATCGGAATTGTCCTTTTGACATTTATCCAGCAAAGGGGAACAGGAAATCAGAGCGGATTGAACTCGTTTCTGTTTGGTCAGGCGGCCTCCTTGGTGAGGGAGGATATTGTGATTATCGGGTTGATTTCTGCCATTCTCCTTTTCATCACCGGCTTGTTCTTTAAAGAATTTAAGCTGATTACGTTTGACTTTGCCTTCGCAAAAGGAATTGGATTGCCGGTATCATTTTTAAACGGATTGCTATTGATATTAATCATATGCGCGGTTGTCATCGGACTTCAAACAGTAGGTGTAATCTTGATGTCGGCTATGCTGATCACGCCGGCGATTGCCGCCCGCTATTGGACAAATCGTTTGCAGACGATGGTCATTCTCTCAGGAGTCATTGGCGGACTAAGCGGGATGCTTGGGACACTGCTCAGCACAACTGCAAAAGGGATGGCGACCGGTCCTCTTATTATCGTTGCGGCTACTTCATTTTTTATCGTGTCTTTGCTGTTTGCTCCAAAGAAGGGCCTTTTCGCCAGGGCATTGCATCAGATAAAACTAAGAAATCAGACGGCGATGGAGCAAGCATTGTTGTCACTTTACGACTTAACAGAAGAAGCTCAATCGTCAAAAGAACAGCTGCCGTTGTTTACCGAAGAGTTTATTAAAAGCAGGCGCAAAATAGGGAGTTTCCTTTTAAAAAGCAGCTTAAAGAGATTGGAGAAAAAGAATTGGATTCATTATGGTGCTGATTCCTCGTGGAGATTAACGACAACCGGAGTAGCCAAAGGGTATGAGCTGGCATTACGTTATCGTTTGTTTGAAATTTATCTTATGCATGAGATGGAATTTCAAAACGCGAATCTGAAAAATGACTCATTTGACTATGAAACTTTGTCTGAAGATATGAAAGCCCGGCTGTTCAACCTTCTCAAGCTCCACAAACTTCAGCCGACCTTATCACCTAAAAAGAGCTTAAAAGGGGGGTGA
- a CDS encoding metal ABC transporter ATP-binding protein, whose product MYPVTVENMTVAYHKKPVLRDITFNVPRGKLIGIVGPNGAGKSTLIKAILGLAPTASGSVQIFGEPYHNQRKKIGYVPQRGSVDWDFPTSALDVVLMGRYGHIGWIKRPKKTDIETAKACLQKVGMLDYQDRQISQLSGGQQQRVFLARALAQDAEIYFMDEPFVGVDAATEKAIIALLNELKEKGKTVLVVHHDLQTVEEYFDWVLLLNLRKIDFGPTEKVFHIDNLQKTYGGKLAFLEDKQVAVERE is encoded by the coding sequence ATGTATCCGGTAACGGTTGAAAATATGACGGTCGCGTATCATAAAAAGCCTGTTTTGCGGGACATTACATTCAATGTGCCCAGAGGAAAGCTGATTGGAATTGTCGGTCCGAACGGCGCTGGAAAGTCAACTTTGATTAAAGCCATACTGGGCTTGGCTCCAACAGCGTCCGGAAGTGTTCAGATTTTTGGAGAGCCCTACCACAATCAAAGGAAAAAAATCGGATATGTACCGCAAAGAGGTTCTGTGGACTGGGACTTTCCGACAAGTGCTTTAGATGTCGTCCTTATGGGCAGGTACGGACATATTGGCTGGATCAAGCGACCGAAAAAAACGGATATTGAAACAGCTAAAGCCTGCTTACAAAAAGTTGGCATGCTCGATTATCAGGATCGGCAAATCAGCCAGCTTTCAGGTGGACAGCAGCAGCGGGTTTTTTTGGCCAGAGCGCTTGCCCAAGATGCAGAAATTTATTTTATGGATGAACCGTTTGTTGGCGTCGATGCGGCCACAGAAAAAGCGATTATTGCTTTATTGAATGAATTAAAGGAAAAAGGAAAGACGGTATTGGTTGTTCACCACGATCTCCAAACCGTCGAAGAATACTTTGATTGGGTCCTCCTTTTAAATTTAAGAAAAATCGATTTTGGACCGACAGAAAAAGTTTTTCATATTGATAATTTGCAAAAAACGTATGGCGGCAAGCTCGCCTTTTTAGAAGATAAACAAGTAGCCGTTGAGAGAGAATAG
- a CDS encoding metal ABC transporter solute-binding protein, Zn/Mn family, whose protein sequence is MKKLVAASFAFLIVLCFLSACGSSTTSENANDKIRITATIGQIADITNHIGGEHVEVESLMGPGVDPHLYKASQGDIQKLMDADIVFYNGLHLEGKMDEVFEKISKGKPAIPAAESIPDNQLLGNKENPGLHDPHVWFSIPRWMFVVDTVEKELSKFQPDLAEEFKKNAESYKQELKELDEYAREQVETIPKESRVLVTAHDAFQYFGEEYGVEVMGLQGLSTDSEYGLKDVQELVNALTERNIKAVFVESSISEKSINAVVEGAKEKGHEVSIGGELYSDAMGEAGTEEGTYAGMFRHNIDTIVSSLK, encoded by the coding sequence GTGAAAAAATTAGTTGCAGCAAGTTTTGCTTTTTTGATCGTATTATGTTTTTTATCAGCATGCGGGAGTAGTACAACATCGGAGAATGCAAACGATAAAATCCGTATCACAGCAACAATTGGCCAAATCGCTGATATTACTAATCATATTGGCGGAGAACATGTAGAAGTCGAATCGTTAATGGGCCCGGGTGTCGATCCCCATCTTTATAAAGCATCACAGGGGGATATCCAAAAGCTTATGGATGCTGATATTGTTTTTTACAACGGATTGCATCTGGAAGGAAAAATGGATGAAGTATTTGAAAAAATATCAAAGGGTAAGCCTGCAATACCTGCTGCCGAATCGATTCCAGACAATCAGCTGCTAGGTAACAAAGAAAATCCGGGTTTACATGATCCCCATGTTTGGTTTAGCATTCCTCGATGGATGTTCGTGGTAGATACGGTTGAAAAGGAGCTTTCCAAATTCCAGCCCGATTTGGCAGAAGAATTCAAGAAAAATGCTGAATCGTATAAACAAGAGCTGAAAGAGCTTGATGAGTATGCAAGAGAGCAAGTCGAAACGATACCGAAAGAAAGCAGGGTATTGGTCACTGCCCATGATGCCTTTCAGTATTTTGGCGAGGAATATGGTGTTGAGGTTATGGGTCTTCAGGGGTTGAGCACGGATTCAGAATATGGGTTAAAGGATGTACAAGAGCTGGTTAATGCTCTCACAGAAAGAAATATTAAAGCGGTGTTTGTGGAAAGCAGCATTTCGGAAAAATCGATAAATGCAGTTGTGGAAGGCGCAAAAGAAAAAGGGCATGAGGTATCAATTGGCGGAGAATTGTACTCTGATGCAATGGGTGAAGCCGGAACCGAAGAAGGAACGTATGCAGGAATGTTCAGGCATAACATAGATACCATTGTCTCTTCATTAAAATAG
- the menC gene encoding o-succinylbenzoate synthase, producing MQIRTFTLYHVTMKLKSPFTSSLETLTDRKFIILEAEDESGKKGWGEVSAFSSPWYTEETLETCYHMLKDFFIPELMDGQVHHPTEVPKLLEKYRGNRMAKAGVEAAFWDLYSKQEGRTLSSCIGGVRTQIPAGVAVGMNRMDTMLSEIHDHLQAGYKRIKIKIKPGHDIEPLKIIRAHFPGLSIMADANSSYQLKDISGIKALDQFDLMMIEQPLAYDDIVDHRHLQKHIKTPICLDESILSADDARKAIELGSCKVINIKPARVGGLTEALKIHKVCKENNIPVWCGGMVETGISRAQNIALASLSQFTIPGDISSSSRFWENDIIEPNITVENGYIQVPQSPGIGFDIDQSRLSNCTSKIDVFTKQRMRK from the coding sequence ATACAAATTCGCACATTTACTCTTTACCACGTAACGATGAAGCTGAAATCACCATTTACATCGAGTCTTGAAACGCTGACAGACCGGAAATTCATTATTTTAGAAGCGGAAGACGAGTCTGGAAAAAAAGGCTGGGGAGAGGTTTCCGCTTTTTCCTCCCCTTGGTATACAGAGGAAACTCTCGAGACTTGCTACCACATGCTAAAAGATTTTTTTATTCCCGAGTTGATGGACGGCCAGGTTCACCATCCAACCGAAGTTCCAAAGCTTCTCGAAAAATACAGGGGAAATCGGATGGCAAAAGCAGGCGTGGAGGCGGCTTTTTGGGATCTCTACTCAAAACAAGAGGGACGCACGCTTAGCTCTTGCATTGGCGGCGTGAGAACACAAATACCTGCCGGTGTCGCAGTGGGAATGAACCGAATGGATACGATGTTATCGGAAATTCACGATCATTTGCAGGCAGGTTATAAACGGATCAAAATCAAAATAAAGCCCGGACATGATATAGAACCATTAAAAATTATTCGGGCGCATTTCCCGGGACTGTCAATTATGGCTGATGCCAATTCATCGTATCAGCTTAAGGATATAAGCGGAATTAAGGCACTGGACCAATTTGATTTAATGATGATTGAACAGCCTCTTGCCTATGATGACATCGTGGATCACCGCCACCTGCAAAAGCATATTAAAACGCCCATATGCTTGGATGAAAGCATCCTTAGTGCAGATGATGCGAGAAAAGCAATCGAGCTGGGCAGCTGCAAGGTAATTAATATTAAACCTGCCCGGGTCGGCGGATTGACAGAAGCGCTGAAAATTCATAAGGTTTGTAAAGAAAACAACATTCCGGTCTGGTGCGGAGGAATGGTCGAAACCGGAATCTCCAGAGCCCAAAACATCGCCTTGGCGAGTCTGTCTCAGTTTACTATTCCGGGGGACATCTCTTCTTCCTCTAGGTTTTGGGAAAATGATATTATCGAGCCAAATATAACTGTTGAAAATGGCTATATTCAAGTTCCACAATCTCCCGGCATCGGTTTCGATATAGATCAGTCAAGGCTTAGCAACTGCACTTCAAAAATCGATGTCTTTACAAAACAAAGAATGAGAAAGTAG
- a CDS encoding o-succinylbenzoate--CoA ligase produces the protein MQVQPNWLKQRSELTPDRTAIIFANEHLTFFELNQKARNMAFQLQTFIRAAERNTIAILLENHIETVIFIHACFLSGCKLVLLNTRLTKAERDFQIKNSQASLLVTEEKWLEDHRQNCETVLLSHLKSLKADDGDLLFEIDLAETATIMYTSGTTGSPKGVEQTFGNHYFSAVSSALNLGLSDHDKWLIALPLFHISGLSALFKSVIYGMPVILHKRFETEEINRSINEHRVTMISVVQTMLTQLVQSVNRSPESLRCVLLGGGPAPLKLLEDSKQKDFPVYQSYGMTETSSQIVTLPPEYSLAKLGSAGKPLFSCEIKIMKDGKPCEPNEHGEITVKGPNVMKSYFHNQKATEQSFQNGWFLTGDMGYLDDEGFLYVLDRRSDLIISGGENIYPAEVEAVLLAHPSVKEAGVTGTEDDRWGKVPCAFIVRRSWINEEELLEHCKKKLAKYKIPKQIYFVDELPRNASNKLLRNKLKNLL, from the coding sequence ATGCAAGTTCAACCCAATTGGTTGAAGCAAAGATCTGAATTGACGCCGGACAGGACAGCAATCATCTTTGCCAACGAACATCTGACGTTTTTCGAGCTGAATCAGAAAGCAAGGAACATGGCTTTTCAACTGCAAACATTCATACGAGCGGCAGAAAGAAATACCATTGCTATATTGCTTGAGAATCATATAGAGACTGTCATCTTCATTCATGCCTGTTTCCTTTCCGGCTGCAAATTGGTATTGTTAAATACGAGGCTGACAAAAGCCGAACGGGATTTTCAAATAAAAAATTCACAGGCGAGCCTATTGGTGACAGAAGAAAAATGGCTGGAAGACCACAGACAAAATTGCGAAACGGTCCTTCTTTCCCACTTGAAATCACTAAAAGCTGATGATGGGGATCTTTTGTTTGAAATAGACTTGGCAGAGACAGCAACGATCATGTATACATCAGGAACGACCGGATCTCCAAAGGGAGTGGAGCAAACCTTCGGAAATCATTATTTCAGCGCAGTTTCATCTGCATTAAACCTTGGACTTTCTGATCACGATAAATGGCTGATTGCACTTCCGCTCTTTCATATCAGCGGGTTATCCGCCTTATTTAAATCGGTCATTTATGGTATGCCGGTTATTTTGCATAAAAGATTTGAAACGGAAGAAATCAATAGATCCATAAATGAGCACCGAGTTACGATGATTTCTGTCGTACAAACGATGCTTACGCAGCTGGTGCAGTCTGTGAACCGAAGCCCGGAGTCATTAAGGTGCGTATTGCTTGGAGGCGGACCAGCCCCCCTTAAGCTTTTGGAAGACAGTAAACAAAAAGATTTCCCCGTGTACCAATCTTACGGAATGACTGAGACGAGCTCGCAAATTGTCACACTTCCGCCTGAGTATAGTTTGGCAAAGCTCGGTTCTGCAGGGAAGCCGCTTTTTTCGTGTGAAATTAAGATCATGAAGGATGGGAAACCATGTGAGCCAAACGAGCATGGTGAGATCACTGTAAAAGGGCCGAATGTAATGAAAAGTTATTTTCATAATCAAAAGGCTACGGAGCAATCTTTTCAAAATGGCTGGTTTTTAACCGGCGATATGGGTTATTTGGATGATGAAGGTTTTCTTTATGTATTGGACAGAAGGTCTGATTTGATTATTTCAGGAGGAGAAAACATTTATCCTGCAGAAGTTGAAGCCGTTCTTCTGGCACACCCCAGCGTAAAGGAAGCAGGGGTTACGGGGACAGAAGACGATAGGTGGGGTAAAGTTCCTTGCGCTTTCATCGTCAGGAGAAGTTGGATCAATGAGGAAGAACTGTTAGAGCATTGCAAAAAAAAATTAGCAAAATATAAAATTCCTAAGCAAATTTATTTTGTAGATGAACTACCGAGGAACGCCTCAAATAAGCTTTTGAGAAACAAATTGAAGAACTTGCTTTAA